CACAAGTCTTGCAGTGTATAGCTATTCAATACCTCAACACAAGCAGAATTGGCTTTTTCCCAAATTTCTAATACCAGACTTCTTTCTAGAGTGGGAGCGTCAGAGCTGTCTTTCTCTTTTCGCTCACCTTCTACCAAAGTAACAATCTCTAGTAAGGTAATCTGCCAAGGTTCACGAACTAACAGGAAACCTCCTTTAGCGCCGCGTTGACTCTGCACCACACCCGCACGCCGGAGATTGGTCAAAATTTGTTCCAGATAGCGCTCAGGTATGGGTTGCTTGGCAGTGATCTCGCTCATGGTCAGAGGGACTTTTTTGTTATGGTGGCTTGCCAGTTCTAATAGTGCCAGCAGCGCGTATTCGACTTTGGAAGACAGATCCAAGAGAGAGTAGTTTTGGCTGTTCAAGTCTGTACTCAATATACTACGGTGGGCTGCTCGATTTATCGGATTTTATGGGTAATTGACTTTTCTTAAGGTGTTAGATGTGATAGCATCCCACTGATTACACATAAAATGACCACAAGCCTATCGAGTTACCGTAGATTATTGTACACAATTCCCATCAATGGATTGATATTTTGTGCGAATTATCTTGTTTTGCTTCCATATAGAGCAATCGCCAGGTTAGGACGTTCTAAATTACTCAAACCCTTGATGTAATTCCCTAGCCCCTAGTCCAAACGCCCCTAGCTATAGCCTCGTCTAACAACGCAGAACCCAACTAAGTATGCTATTAACTGATTTGCGAACCATTTATGAGCGTGACCCAGCAGCCCGTAACTGGCTGGAAGTTTTGTTTTGCTATCCTGGATTCCAAGCCCTTATTTTCCATCGGCTGGCACACAGGCTGTATAAAATTGGGCTGCCCTTTATACCTAGGCTGATTTCCCATGTTAGTCGGTTTCTCACCGGAATTGAAATTCATCCAGGGGCAGTAATTGGCAAAGGTGTGTTTATCGACCACGGAATGGGAGTGGTGATTGGCGAAACTGCGATTGTCGGTAATTATGCGCTAATTTATCAAGGTGTTACCCTTGGTGGTACTGGTAAAGAAACAGGCAAGCGCCATCCCACTTTAGGTGAAAATGTCGTAGTTGGCGCCGGTGCGAAGGTGCTGGGAAATATCCAAATAGGTGATCATGTCCGCATTGGCGCCGGTTCGGTGGTGCTGCGAAATGTGCCGAATAATACTACAGTAGTCGGAGTTCCCGGGCGTGTGACTCGCCAAAACAACTTGAGTGGTGATTCCCTGGATCATGAGAAAATGCGAGACGTGGAAGCTGAGGCGATTCGCGCACTATTTGAAAGAGTTAAAGCTTTAGAGAAAGAAGTCCAGCAGTTACAAGAAATATCTACTGAGTCCCCAAGCGAAGCAGAATTAAGAGAAAGCCAGAAAAATAAATGTGATGGCGATCGCCTAATTGTAGAATTTCTCGATGGTGCGGGAATTTAGGGACTTGCAAATAAAAAAACATCCTAATAAATAGTAGGGGCGCAAGGCCTTGCGCCCCTACCCCCTGGTTTATTTACCCGAGTTAAAGTCAATCCTCAAGTTCCGTAGCTTGCAAAAGTGAAATTGCTTGTCGGTACAAAGATAGATCCACTTGGTGAACTTCCATTCCCTGGCCGATTCCCTGTAGAAGCATAAGTGTCAATTTTCCCCCTAAGTGTTCGCGAAACTCGGTCAACCCCCAAAAAATACAGTCGGGATGGTTTGGCTGATCTAATTGCTCTGTCAACGCTGACACATATAAACTAAATCCTAATTTCTTGATTGTGGCGAGAATTTTTTTCCACTCAGAGGGTAAAAGAAGACCAGATAAATACGAATAAGTACTGTCTAAAGCAATGCCGATAGCCACAGCTTCACCATGACGCAGACTGTAATCTGTTAAATGTTCCAGTTTGTGAGCAGCCCAATGTCCAAAATCTAAAGGACGTGATGAACCTGTCTCAAAAGGATCGCCACCATTGGCAATATGCTCTAAGTGTAACTGGGCGCACCGATAGATCAGCCTTTGCATTGCATCCAGATCTCGATTAGCTAATTTATCGGCATCATTCATAATCAAATCAAAGAA
The Gloeotrichia echinulata CP02 DNA segment above includes these coding regions:
- the cysE gene encoding serine O-acetyltransferase; this encodes MLLTDLRTIYERDPAARNWLEVLFCYPGFQALIFHRLAHRLYKIGLPFIPRLISHVSRFLTGIEIHPGAVIGKGVFIDHGMGVVIGETAIVGNYALIYQGVTLGGTGKETGKRHPTLGENVVVGAGAKVLGNIQIGDHVRIGAGSVVLRNVPNNTTVVGVPGRVTRQNNLSGDSLDHEKMRDVEAEAIRALFERVKALEKEVQQLQEISTESPSEAELRESQKNKCDGDRLIVEFLDGAGI
- a CDS encoding Rrf2 family transcriptional regulator, with amino-acid sequence MSTDLNSQNYSLLDLSSKVEYALLALLELASHHNKKVPLTMSEITAKQPIPERYLEQILTNLRRAGVVQSQRGAKGGFLLVREPWQITLLEIVTLVEGERKEKDSSDAPTLERSLVLEIWEKANSACVEVLNSYTLQDLCQQREARSQQSPMYYI